A stretch of Enterobacter cloacae complex sp. ECNIH7 DNA encodes these proteins:
- the yedD gene encoding lipoprotein YedD, whose amino-acid sequence MKKIAIAGALLALTGCVQVDNYNDVIKHPVPAQLAGYWQSKGPQSNMVSPKAIATLVVTEEGDTLDCRQWQRVIAVPGKIMLRSDSYYNVTRKLDIYPLERDGSTLEYDGLELQKVDRPTVECADYLSKNPLESKLP is encoded by the coding sequence ATGAAAAAAATAGCAATTGCTGGCGCGTTGCTGGCACTGACCGGGTGCGTTCAGGTCGATAACTATAACGACGTGATCAAGCATCCTGTCCCGGCGCAGCTGGCGGGATACTGGCAATCGAAAGGGCCGCAAAGCAACATGGTCAGCCCGAAGGCGATTGCCACGCTGGTGGTGACGGAAGAGGGCGATACGCTGGACTGCCGTCAGTGGCAGCGCGTGATTGCCGTGCCGGGTAAAATCATGCTGCGTTCAGACAGTTATTACAACGTGACGCGTAAGCTGGATATCTATCCGCTCGAGCGCGATGGCTCTACGCTTGAGTACGACGGGCTGGAGCTGCAGAAGGTCGATCGCCCAACGGTTGAGTGTGCCGATTACCTGAGCAAGAATCCGCTCGAGAGTAAGCTGCCCTGA
- the tcyJ gene encoding cystine ABC transporter substrate-binding protein: protein MKFALLGRQALMGVMAVALVAGMSVKTFAAENLLNKVKERGTLLVGLEGTYPPFSFQGDDGKLTGFEVEFAEELAKHLGVKASLKPTKWDGMLASLDSKRIDVVINQVTISDERKKKYDFSTPYTVSGIQALVKKGNEGGIKTAADLKGKKVGVGLGTNYEEWLRQNVQGVDIRTYDDDPTKYQDLRVGRIDAILVDRLAALDLVKKTNNTLAVAGDAFSRQESGVAVRKGNEDLVKAIDSAIADMQKDGSLKALSEKWFGADVTK from the coding sequence ATGAAATTTGCACTTCTGGGTCGTCAGGCGCTGATGGGTGTTATGGCCGTTGCGCTGGTTGCGGGCATGAGCGTGAAAACGTTCGCCGCAGAAAACCTGCTGAATAAAGTAAAAGAGCGCGGTACGCTGCTGGTCGGGCTGGAAGGAACCTATCCTCCGTTCAGCTTCCAGGGCGATGACGGTAAGCTGACCGGTTTTGAAGTGGAGTTTGCTGAAGAGCTGGCGAAGCACCTTGGCGTTAAAGCGTCACTGAAACCGACCAAATGGGACGGTATGCTGGCGTCGCTGGATTCCAAACGTATTGATGTGGTGATTAATCAGGTGACCATTTCTGACGAGCGTAAGAAGAAATATGACTTCTCTACGCCGTACACCGTGTCCGGTATTCAGGCGCTGGTGAAGAAAGGCAACGAAGGCGGAATTAAAACTGCCGCGGACCTGAAAGGGAAGAAAGTCGGTGTCGGTCTGGGTACCAACTACGAAGAGTGGCTGCGCCAGAACGTGCAGGGCGTGGATATCCGCACTTATGATGATGATCCAACGAAATACCAGGATCTGCGCGTGGGCCGTATCGACGCCATTCTGGTTGACCGCCTGGCTGCGCTGGATCTGGTGAAGAAAACCAACAATACCCTGGCGGTAGCGGGTGATGCGTTCTCTCGTCAGGAATCAGGCGTTGCCGTTCGTAAAGGTAACGAAGACCTGGTCAAAGCGATTGATTCCGCGATTGCTGACATGCAAAAAGACGGCAGCCTGAAGGCGCTCTCCGAGAAGTGGTTCGGTGCAGACGTCACGAAATAA
- the fliZ gene encoding flagella biosynthesis regulatory protein FliZ, with amino-acid sequence MTVQQSKRRPLSRYLKDFKHSQTHCAHCNKLLDRITLVRRGEIVNKIAISRLDTLMDEAAWLEEQKEWVALCRFCGDLHCKEQSDFFDIIGFKQFLFEQTEMSHGTVREYVVRLRRLGQHLTVNNISRDLLKTGYLDENLEPWLPATSTNNYRIALRKYAQYKVQMPGAIKQKAHAGTTSDIY; translated from the coding sequence ATGACGGTGCAGCAATCTAAAAGACGGCCTTTAAGCCGCTACCTGAAAGACTTTAAACACAGCCAGACGCATTGCGCCCACTGTAACAAGTTACTCGATCGTATCACGCTGGTTCGCCGGGGCGAAATCGTCAATAAGATTGCGATTTCGCGTCTCGACACGTTGATGGACGAAGCAGCATGGCTCGAAGAGCAAAAAGAGTGGGTGGCGCTTTGCCGTTTCTGTGGGGATCTCCACTGCAAAGAGCAAAGCGACTTCTTCGATATTATCGGCTTCAAGCAGTTCCTGTTTGAACAAACGGAGATGAGCCACGGCACCGTTCGCGAATATGTCGTTCGCCTGCGCCGCCTTGGGCAACATCTGACCGTAAACAATATTTCTCGCGATCTGCTGAAAACCGGTTATCTGGATGAAAATCTGGAGCCGTGGCTGCCTGCGACCAGCACCAATAACTACCGAATTGCGCTGCGCAAGTATGCGCAATACAAGGTGCAAATGCCGGGTGCCATAAAGCAGAAAGCCCACGCCGGAACAACTTCTGATATATATTAA
- the fliS gene encoding flagellar export chaperone FliS encodes MYKTSGVQSYQQIGVESAVMNASPHQLIVMLFDGAHSALVRARLFMEAGQIREKGEALTKAINIIDNGLKAGLNMEVESELSGNLASLYEYMVRRLLLANVSNDVDAIVEVEGLLNNIADAWKQIGPNASSISG; translated from the coding sequence ATGTATAAGACCTCTGGTGTTCAATCCTATCAGCAGATAGGAGTAGAAAGCGCAGTCATGAATGCCAGTCCACACCAGCTGATTGTCATGTTATTCGACGGGGCGCATAGCGCCCTTGTTCGCGCGCGTTTGTTCATGGAAGCCGGACAAATTCGTGAGAAAGGCGAAGCGTTAACGAAAGCCATCAATATCATCGACAACGGTTTGAAAGCAGGACTGAACATGGAGGTTGAGAGCGAGTTGTCCGGTAATCTTGCCTCCTTGTACGAATATATGGTTCGACGTTTGTTGCTGGCGAATGTCAGTAACGACGTAGACGCAATTGTTGAAGTCGAGGGTTTATTAAACAACATTGCGGATGCGTGGAAGCAAATCGGCCCCAATGCGTCCTCTATTTCAGGATAA
- the fliB gene encoding flagellin lysine-N-methylase, which translates to MKQISVTQPKLVADFSCVGGECREHCCQGWTIAFDKSSVNRYLNSKNAAIRQTAKTAIKVTKKNYDHWGEVIFHTESKNCPFMDTEKLCSVHGAMGVQALSPTCSTFPRTSRVYKNEIEKSLNLSCPEVTRLLLNDRESMSLMESVIVQRDVNNAPMIDLKAKVINLFCQNIFSVEGVSVEEQVYAVVKFLMVAEKLDNIAENIGTLETVYFSLVNELVSGKIKTELGGFNQNYSLKFALISLIQSYFTKKVTARGGAVLNRYFTQLYQQFESAGDTVPAEKVMENIESVWRDVAGSYLATNDHLFKNFFKYKLWEQGFPQNNGRSMLNNLYLIVAEFYFLKTLLAGQAIVAGKIEQDNIIDVIYSFHSLSQHNQEAGKLFHQHIDSVKLGDDLSLLQLLI; encoded by the coding sequence GTGAAACAAATCAGTGTCACTCAACCAAAGCTGGTCGCAGATTTTTCATGTGTCGGTGGGGAATGCCGTGAACATTGTTGCCAGGGCTGGACCATCGCGTTTGATAAATCCTCCGTTAATCGCTATCTGAACAGTAAAAATGCCGCGATTCGTCAGACGGCGAAAACGGCGATAAAAGTTACCAAAAAAAACTATGACCACTGGGGGGAAGTGATTTTCCATACGGAAAGTAAAAACTGTCCGTTTATGGATACGGAAAAACTCTGTTCTGTTCATGGCGCCATGGGCGTCCAGGCCTTAAGCCCAACCTGTTCGACATTTCCACGGACAAGCCGGGTCTATAAAAATGAAATCGAAAAATCGCTGAACCTCTCGTGTCCGGAAGTGACCCGACTTCTGTTGAACGATCGGGAGTCTATGTCGTTGATGGAATCTGTCATTGTTCAGCGGGACGTGAATAATGCGCCGATGATTGATTTGAAGGCCAAGGTCATCAATCTCTTCTGCCAGAATATTTTCAGCGTTGAGGGCGTCAGCGTTGAAGAACAGGTTTACGCCGTAGTGAAATTCCTGATGGTGGCTGAAAAGCTCGATAATATCGCAGAGAATATCGGCACGCTCGAAACGGTCTATTTCTCGCTGGTTAACGAGCTGGTGAGCGGTAAAATCAAAACGGAATTAGGCGGATTTAATCAGAACTACAGCCTGAAATTTGCGTTAATTTCGCTCATCCAGAGCTACTTCACGAAGAAAGTGACAGCCCGCGGCGGTGCGGTATTAAACCGTTATTTTACCCAGCTTTATCAACAATTTGAGTCTGCGGGCGACACCGTCCCGGCAGAGAAGGTCATGGAGAACATCGAGTCCGTCTGGCGCGATGTGGCGGGCAGTTACCTGGCGACCAATGACCATTTATTTAAGAACTTTTTTAAATACAAACTCTGGGAGCAGGGCTTCCCGCAGAACAATGGCCGCAGCATGTTGAATAATCTTTATTTAATCGTCGCGGAGTTCTATTTCCTTAAAACGTTACTTGCCGGTCAGGCGATCGTGGCGGGGAAAATTGAACAAGATAATATTATTGATGTTATTTACAGCTTTCACTCCCTTAGCCAGCATAATCAGGAAGCGGGAAAGCTCTTTCATCAACATATAGATAGCGTCAAACTGGGCGACGATCTTTCATTGTTACAACTGTTAATTTAG
- a CDS encoding flagellin N-terminal helical domain-containing protein: MAVINTNLLSLTTQNNLNKSQSSLGTAIERLSSGLRINSAKDDAAGQAIANRMTAQIKGMNQAARNANDGISMAQTAEGSLNEINNNLQRVRELAVQASNGTNSTSDLASLQDEVTARLAEINRVAGKTDFNGIKLLDGSAGAAGVVKIQVGVNDGDTIDLDLSGAKADTTTLGVNAIDLKTMTATDLSTIDAAIAKVDKARSGLGAVQNRFTSAINNLNNTSNNLSAAQSRIQDADYATEVSNMSRAQILQQAGTSVLSQANQVPQTVLSLLR, encoded by the coding sequence ATGGCAGTTATCAATACTAACCTGTTGTCCCTGACCACTCAGAACAACCTGAACAAATCTCAGTCTTCTCTGGGCACTGCTATCGAGCGTCTGTCCTCCGGTCTGCGTATTAACAGCGCGAAAGACGATGCTGCTGGCCAGGCGATTGCAAACCGCATGACCGCTCAGATTAAAGGCATGAACCAGGCTGCGCGTAACGCCAACGACGGTATCTCCATGGCGCAGACTGCTGAAGGTTCTCTGAACGAAATCAACAACAACTTGCAGCGCGTTCGTGAACTGGCTGTTCAGGCAAGCAACGGCACCAACAGCACCTCTGACCTGGCTTCTCTGCAGGATGAAGTTACCGCTCGTCTGGCTGAAATCAACCGCGTTGCGGGCAAAACTGATTTCAACGGCATCAAACTGCTGGACGGTTCTGCTGGTGCCGCTGGCGTGGTTAAAATTCAGGTTGGCGTTAACGATGGCGACACCATCGATCTGGACCTGAGCGGTGCTAAAGCTGACACCACTACCCTGGGCGTGAACGCAATCGACCTGAAAACGATGACCGCTACCGACCTGAGCACCATCGACGCAGCTATCGCTAAAGTTGATAAAGCACGTTCAGGTCTGGGTGCTGTGCAGAACCGCTTCACTTCTGCAATCAACAACCTGAACAACACCTCTAACAACCTGTCTGCTGCTCAGTCCCGTATCCAGGACGCTGACTACGCAACTGAAGTTTCCAACATGTCCCGCGCGCAGATCCTGCAGCAGGCTGGTACTTCTGTTCTGTCTCAGGCAAACCAGGTTCCACAGACCGTTCTGTCTCTGCTGCGTTAA
- a CDS encoding RNA polymerase sigma factor FliA — MNSLYTAEGVMDKHSLWQRYVPLVRHEALRLQVRLPASVELDDLLQAGGIGLLNAVDRYDALQGTAFTTYAVQRIRGAMLDELRSRDWVPRSVRRNAREVAHAMGQLEQELGRNATETEVAERLGIAVEEYRQMLLDTNNSQLFSYDEWREEHGDSIELVTDEHQQENPLHHLMEGNLRQRVMEAIEALPEREQLVLTLYYQEELNLKEIGAVLEVGESRVSQLHSQAIKRLRTKLGKL; from the coding sequence GTGAATTCACTCTATACCGCTGAAGGTGTAATGGATAAACACTCGCTGTGGCAGCGTTATGTCCCGCTGGTGCGTCACGAAGCATTGCGCCTCCAGGTGCGCTTGCCGGCGAGCGTGGAACTCGACGATCTGCTACAGGCGGGCGGTATCGGGTTATTGAATGCAGTTGACCGATACGACGCTCTGCAAGGAACGGCATTTACGACTTACGCAGTTCAGCGTATTCGTGGTGCGATGCTGGACGAGCTGCGCAGCCGAGACTGGGTGCCGCGCAGCGTTCGCCGCAACGCGCGCGAAGTGGCGCATGCGATGGGGCAGCTGGAACAGGAGCTGGGACGTAACGCAACGGAAACCGAAGTGGCGGAACGTCTTGGCATTGCTGTTGAAGAGTATCGTCAGATGTTGCTCGATACCAATAATAGCCAACTCTTCTCTTATGACGAGTGGCGCGAAGAGCATGGCGATAGCATCGAGCTGGTGACGGACGAGCACCAGCAGGAGAACCCGTTACACCATTTAATGGAAGGGAATTTACGCCAGCGCGTCATGGAGGCTATTGAAGCTCTGCCTGAACGCGAACAGCTGGTATTGACCCTTTATTACCAGGAAGAGCTTAACCTCAAAGAGATTGGCGCTGTTCTGGAGGTGGGAGAGTCGCGGGTGAGCCAGCTGCACAGCCAGGCCATTAAACGCTTACGAACCAAGCTGGGTAAGTTATAG
- the amyA gene encoding alpha-amylase translates to MKNPTLLQCFHWYYPAGGELWREVTALAPNLNEIGINMIWLPPACKGASGGYSVGYDTYDLFDLGEFDQKGSIATKYGDKAQLLEAIDALKSNDIAVLLDVVVNHKMGADEKEPVRVQRVNEQDRTQIDDEVIECEAWTRYTFPVRAGQYSQFIWDYKCFSGVDHIENPDEDGIFKIVNDYTGEGWNDQVDDEMGNFDYLMGENIDFRNHAVTEEIKYWARWVMEQTGCDGFRLDAVKHIPAWFYKEWIEHVQEVADQPLFIVAEYWSHEVDKLQAYIDQVEGKTMLFDAPLQMKFHEASRQGRDYDMSQIFTGTLVEADPFHAVTLVANHDTQPLQALEAPVEAWFKPLAYALILLRENGVPSVFYPDLFGASYDDAGGDGETYHIDMPVIEQLHELILARQRFAHGVQTLFFDHPNCIAFSRSGTEDDPGCVVVMSNGDDGEKVICLGENYGNKTWRDFLGNREETITTAADGEGTFTCNGGSVSVWVIEDAL, encoded by the coding sequence ATGAAAAACCCCACCCTGTTACAATGTTTTCACTGGTACTACCCTGCTGGCGGTGAATTGTGGCGAGAGGTCACGGCGTTAGCTCCCAATCTTAACGAAATCGGCATCAACATGATCTGGCTGCCGCCCGCCTGTAAAGGGGCATCCGGCGGGTATTCTGTCGGCTATGACACCTATGACCTGTTCGATCTTGGCGAGTTTGACCAGAAAGGCAGTATCGCCACGAAATACGGCGACAAGGCGCAGCTGCTGGAGGCCATTGATGCCCTCAAAAGTAACGACATTGCCGTACTGCTGGACGTGGTGGTCAACCACAAAATGGGCGCCGATGAAAAAGAGCCCGTGCGCGTTCAGCGCGTGAACGAACAGGACCGCACGCAAATCGATGACGAGGTCATTGAATGCGAAGCCTGGACTCGCTACACCTTCCCTGTCCGGGCCGGGCAGTACTCACAGTTTATCTGGGACTACAAATGCTTCAGCGGCGTCGACCATATTGAAAACCCCGATGAAGACGGCATCTTTAAAATTGTCAACGACTACACCGGCGAAGGCTGGAACGATCAGGTTGATGATGAGATGGGCAACTTCGATTACCTGATGGGCGAAAATATCGACTTTCGCAATCACGCCGTGACCGAGGAGATCAAATACTGGGCACGCTGGGTCATGGAACAGACGGGCTGCGACGGTTTTCGTCTGGACGCCGTCAAGCATATTCCCGCCTGGTTTTACAAAGAGTGGATTGAGCACGTCCAGGAAGTCGCCGACCAGCCGCTGTTTATCGTGGCGGAATACTGGTCCCATGAGGTGGATAAACTTCAGGCCTATATTGACCAGGTCGAAGGCAAAACTATGCTGTTTGATGCCCCTCTGCAGATGAAATTCCACGAGGCGTCACGTCAGGGCCGGGATTACGACATGAGCCAAATCTTCACCGGCACCCTGGTAGAAGCCGATCCGTTTCATGCGGTCACCCTCGTCGCGAACCATGACACCCAGCCTTTGCAGGCGCTTGAAGCACCGGTCGAAGCCTGGTTCAAGCCGCTGGCCTACGCGCTGATCCTGCTGCGGGAAAATGGCGTGCCGAGCGTCTTTTATCCGGATCTCTTCGGCGCCAGCTATGACGACGCGGGAGGAGACGGTGAAACGTACCATATTGATATGCCGGTGATTGAGCAGCTTCACGAGCTGATCCTCGCGCGCCAGCGTTTTGCCCACGGCGTGCAGACGCTGTTTTTCGACCATCCAAACTGCATCGCCTTCAGCCGCAGCGGTACGGAAGACGATCCCGGCTGCGTGGTGGTGATGTCGAACGGGGATGATGGTGAAAAAGTGATTTGTCTTGGGGAAAACTACGGCAACAAAACGTGGCGGGATTTTCTCGGCAATCGCGAAGAAACCATCACCACGGCGGCGGATGGCGAAGGGACGTTTACCTGTAATGGGGGAAGCGTCAGCGTTTGGGTGATAGAGGATGCGTTGTAG
- the fliD gene encoding flagellar filament capping protein FliD: MATISNLGIGSAGLGDLYNQLDAAERTKLTTITSQQSTYNAQLSAYGKLQSAMTSLQTATAALGKATTWNSTSVSSTNTAFTATTTADASVGSFVVNVNQVAKAQALTTGSYANNTDLLGDTTGTTRKITITQPGTKTPLEVTLADGDTSLAGIASAINKANGNVTASVIKAKDGDYRLMLSSKTTGTDGAMTVSVTGDAKLQSAIGYDSATKTGALTVNTDAQNAIVVVNNISIERQSNTITDALPGVTFSLKAESKADETLEVTRATDANQKAITDWVTAYNSLQSTINSLTKYVPVDAGAGSQSASNGALVGDANVRGIQSQLRGLLTEVQSGSVQIMAQLGITQDPVKGSDGTVGNLKVDTDKLKKALTDNPNAVQQYFVGDGKKTGMATQMNNTLTTMLSTSTGSAGVIQNAKDGINKTLKTLGERYDAMEATIDATMARYKTQFTSLDVLVTKMTNTANYLTQQFSQK, from the coding sequence ATGGCTACTATCAGTAACCTCGGGATAGGTTCTGCAGGACTCGGGGATTTATATAATCAGTTGGATGCAGCAGAAAGAACCAAGCTGACGACGATTACTTCCCAGCAATCAACGTATAACGCACAGTTAAGCGCTTACGGCAAACTGCAGAGCGCCATGACATCGCTGCAGACTGCGACCGCTGCGCTGGGTAAAGCAACCACCTGGAACTCAACGTCCGTTAGCAGTACCAACACGGCCTTTACCGCCACGACAACGGCTGATGCGTCCGTGGGTTCCTTTGTTGTCAACGTCAACCAGGTTGCCAAGGCACAGGCACTGACTACCGGCTCCTATGCAAACAACACGGATCTGCTGGGCGATACGACAGGTACGACGCGTAAAATCACCATCACCCAGCCGGGCACGAAAACGCCTTTAGAGGTCACCCTGGCGGATGGCGATACGTCTCTGGCCGGGATCGCGAGCGCCATTAATAAAGCGAACGGCAACGTCACCGCCAGCGTCATTAAAGCGAAAGACGGTGATTACCGCCTGATGCTGTCATCAAAAACCACCGGTACGGATGGTGCGATGACGGTAAGCGTCACCGGCGACGCCAAGCTGCAAAGCGCAATTGGCTACGATTCCGCTACCAAAACGGGCGCGCTGACGGTGAACACCGACGCGCAGAACGCGATTGTGGTAGTGAACAACATCTCCATCGAGCGCCAGTCGAATACCATTACCGATGCCCTGCCTGGCGTGACTTTCTCGCTGAAAGCAGAAAGCAAGGCAGATGAAACATTAGAGGTGACTCGCGCAACGGATGCTAACCAGAAAGCGATCACCGACTGGGTCACTGCGTATAACTCGCTGCAGTCCACCATTAACAGCCTGACGAAGTATGTTCCGGTTGATGCAGGCGCCGGCAGCCAGTCAGCCAGCAACGGGGCACTTGTTGGTGATGCAAACGTGCGCGGGATCCAATCTCAGCTGCGCGGCCTGCTGACCGAAGTGCAGAGCGGCTCGGTACAGATCATGGCCCAGCTGGGAATTACCCAAGACCCGGTAAAAGGTTCTGACGGTACCGTCGGTAACCTGAAAGTCGATACCGATAAGCTGAAAAAAGCGCTGACCGATAACCCGAACGCCGTACAGCAGTATTTTGTCGGTGACGGAAAGAAAACCGGTATGGCCACTCAGATGAACAACACGCTGACCACCATGCTCAGCACCAGTACCGGCAGCGCCGGGGTGATCCAGAACGCGAAAGACGGGATCAACAAAACGCTAAAAACTCTGGGTGAGCGTTACGATGCTATGGAAGCCACTATTGATGCCACCATGGCGCGTTACAAAACCCAGTTCACCAGTCTGGACGTATTAGTCACCAAAATGACCAATACAGCCAACTACCTGACCCAACAGTTCTCACAAAAATAG
- the fliT gene encoding flagella biosynthesis regulatory protein FliT — MNNPSAALSHWQALHAQSIAMLNLAHSGQWDALIEQEMHYVQLVEKISQTPIMSCPPAQVEQARALLEMILENENALKALLKVRMDELRNLIDQTGKQQSITSTYGKLSGNILYPESLTRDTQL; from the coding sequence ATGAATAATCCCAGCGCAGCGCTTAGCCACTGGCAGGCGCTACATGCTCAGAGCATTGCTATGCTAAATCTCGCACATTCTGGTCAATGGGATGCGCTTATCGAGCAGGAAATGCATTACGTTCAACTGGTGGAAAAGATTTCTCAAACGCCCATCATGTCATGCCCTCCGGCTCAGGTTGAGCAAGCGCGTGCGCTGCTGGAAATGATCCTTGAAAATGAGAATGCGCTAAAGGCACTGCTGAAGGTCCGCATGGACGAACTGCGCAATCTGATTGATCAAACCGGTAAACAGCAATCCATCACGTCTACCTATGGAAAGCTGTCCGGGAATATTCTTTATCCAGAAAGTTTGACCCGCGACACACAACTATGA
- the tcyL gene encoding cystine ABC transporter permease — protein MQESIQLVIDSLPYLLKGAVFTLQLSIGGMFFGLVLGFVLALMRMSSILPVRWLARFYISVFRGTPLIAQLFMIYYGLPQFGIELDPIPAAMIGLSLNTAAYTSETLRAAISSIDKGQWEAAASIGMTPWQTLRRAILPQAARVALPPLSNSFISLVKDTSLAATIQVPELFRQAQLITSRTLEVFTMYLAASLIYWVMATVLSALQNYFENQLNRQERDPK, from the coding sequence ATGCAAGAAAGTATTCAACTGGTTATTGATTCTCTGCCGTATCTGCTGAAAGGTGCGGTATTTACGTTACAGCTCAGTATCGGCGGGATGTTCTTCGGGCTGGTGCTGGGATTTGTGCTGGCATTAATGCGCATGTCATCCATCCTGCCGGTGCGCTGGCTGGCGCGCTTTTATATTTCCGTATTTCGCGGCACGCCGCTTATCGCCCAGCTCTTTATGATCTACTACGGCTTGCCGCAGTTCGGCATCGAGCTGGATCCGATCCCCGCAGCGATGATTGGTCTGTCGCTCAATACCGCGGCGTACACGTCAGAAACCCTGCGAGCGGCGATCTCCTCCATTGACAAAGGGCAGTGGGAGGCAGCTGCCAGTATCGGGATGACGCCATGGCAGACGCTGCGCAGAGCCATTCTGCCGCAGGCGGCGCGCGTGGCGCTTCCGCCACTCAGCAACAGCTTCATCAGTCTGGTGAAAGATACCTCCCTGGCGGCAACGATTCAGGTTCCGGAGCTTTTCCGTCAGGCACAGCTCATCACCTCCCGTACGCTTGAAGTCTTTACCATGTATCTGGCCGCCTCGCTGATTTACTGGGTGATGGCGACGGTGCTTTCTGCTCTGCAAAACTACTTCGAAAACCAGCTTAACCGCCAGGAGCGTGATCCAAAATGA
- the fliE gene encoding flagellar hook-basal body complex protein FliE yields the protein MAIQGIEGVISQLQATAMTARNQNVADQQPSISFAGQLHAALDRISDTQTAARTQAEKFTLGEPGVALNDVMTDLQKASVSLQMGIQVRNKLVSAYQEVMGMQV from the coding sequence ATGGCTATACAGGGCATTGAAGGGGTAATCAGTCAGTTGCAGGCAACGGCGATGACGGCCCGTAATCAGAATGTGGCAGATCAGCAGCCGAGCATCAGCTTCGCGGGGCAACTGCATGCCGCTCTTGACCGTATCAGTGATACCCAGACCGCCGCGCGCACTCAGGCCGAAAAGTTCACCCTCGGTGAGCCGGGCGTGGCGCTGAATGATGTGATGACCGATTTGCAAAAAGCCTCGGTTTCCCTGCAGATGGGGATCCAGGTGCGTAACAAGCTGGTGTCTGCGTATCAGGAAGTCATGGGGATGCAGGTTTAA
- the dcyD gene encoding D-cysteine desulfhydrase, with protein MSLQNLTRFPRLEFIGAPTPLEYLPRFSDYLGRDIFIKRDDVTPMAMGGNKLRKLEFLAADALREGADTLITAGAIQSNHVRQTAAVAAKLGLHCVALLENPIGTRAENYLTNGNRLLLDLFNVQVEMVDALTDPAAQLDELATRLEAQGFRPYVIPVGGSNALGALGYVESALEIAQQCEGAVSLSSVVVASGSAGTHAGLAVGLEQLLPDVELIGVTVSRSVADQKPKVVTLQQAVAEQLELKARADILLWDDYFAPGYGTPNEEGMEAVKLLARLEGILLDPVYTGKAMAGLIDGIAQKRFKDEGPILFVHTGGAPALFAYHPHV; from the coding sequence ATGTCACTACAGAATTTAACGCGCTTTCCCCGCCTGGAGTTCATCGGCGCGCCGACGCCGCTGGAGTACCTGCCGCGATTTTCTGATTATTTAGGGCGCGATATTTTTATCAAGCGTGACGACGTGACGCCGATGGCGATGGGGGGCAATAAGCTGCGCAAGCTGGAGTTTCTGGCGGCTGATGCACTGCGCGAAGGCGCGGATACGCTCATTACCGCCGGGGCTATCCAGTCCAACCACGTTCGTCAGACGGCGGCAGTGGCGGCAAAGCTCGGGCTCCACTGCGTGGCATTGCTGGAAAACCCGATTGGCACGCGGGCAGAAAACTATCTCACCAACGGCAACCGTCTGCTGCTGGACCTGTTTAACGTGCAGGTCGAAATGGTGGATGCGTTGACCGATCCGGCCGCCCAGCTCGACGAGCTGGCGACGCGCCTGGAAGCGCAGGGTTTCCGCCCCTACGTTATCCCCGTCGGCGGTTCGAACGCGCTGGGCGCGCTGGGGTATGTGGAAAGTGCGCTGGAAATCGCGCAGCAGTGCGAAGGCGCGGTAAGCCTCTCCTCCGTGGTTGTCGCGTCCGGAAGCGCGGGCACGCATGCCGGGCTGGCGGTGGGGCTGGAACAACTGCTGCCGGACGTCGAGCTGATTGGCGTGACGGTGTCCCGCAGCGTCGCGGATCAGAAGCCGAAAGTGGTCACCTTACAGCAGGCGGTAGCCGAGCAGCTGGAGCTGAAGGCCAGGGCCGACATTCTGCTCTGGGACGACTATTTTGCGCCGGGTTACGGCACGCCTAACGAAGAGGGCATGGAGGCGGTGAAGCTGCTGGCGCGCCTCGAGGGGATACTGCTCGATCCGGTCTATACCGGCAAAGCGATGGCCGGACTGATTGACGGCATTGCGCAGAAACGCTTTAAGGATGAAGGGCCGATTTTATTTGTCCATACCGGCGGGGCGCCTGCGCTGTTTGCCTACCATCCTCATGTCTAA